A segment of the Natrinema salaciae genome:
ATGCCGGTCGTCGCCATGCCGAGTCCCGCGGCGATCCCCGAGCAGACCGCGACGGTCACGAGCAGCGACGGCGGCAAGCCGTGGCTGCCGAGCCCGAGGCTCGCCTCGAGATCGACGGCGGCCGTGATGACCGTCGAGGTCTGCGCGAACGCCGCGAACGCGAGGGCGCTCGCCATCGCGACGCCGATCCCGACGAGCTGGAGTTTGACGCCGCGGACGAACAGCCGGCGCTCGTCGAGCACCGTCGCGGCGCTCGAGGCCATCGCCGGCCCCAGCAGGGGTGCGATCACCATCGCGCCGACCAGGACCGCGAGCGAATCGAGCAGGACGCCGGTGGTGGCGACGATGCCGCTGATCGCGGTCATCGCGGCGAAGATGACGAGCGAGGGTAACTGCGACTGGGCCTTCGATCGGAGCTCGCTCCGCGAGATGCGCTTGAACGAGAGCCACTCTCGTCGCCGGGCGGAGTCGTCCCAGTCGCTGCCGACGATCGCCATCGGCTCTTCGACGACGACGGTGACGTCGCCAGCGACCGTCGCCAGATCGTCTTCGAGCGGTTCGACCGCGTGTGCGGGCGCAGGGACGGTGATCGTCCGACACTCGCCGTCCGTGTGGTCGGTGAGGCTGTACTCGAGGTCGTGGCGCTCGATGACCGCCGTAACCTCGTCGACGCTCGACTGTGAGGACGCGAGCACCGTCAACAGGCGCATGTTCGACGTTTCCGTGAGGGAGGTGGACCGTCCGTATCCGTCGCGGTCCGTCACAGTAGCGTGAGCGCATCGGTAGCTGGGTCCGGATCGTCGGGGAACGTTCGAGCGAACAGCGAACAAACGGTCTCCCGAATCGTCTCGAGCCGATCGTCTCGGCCGCTGCGACACGAGTTTCCACAGCGGCCGACGGGTCCGTCGGCCGCTGAGACGTACGTCAACCGGCCGCCGCAGTCGGGACACCGCGGCTCCGCGTGGGCTCGCATCCACTCGACGTCGAACCCGTCACGGGCGAGTCGTTCGCCGAGAGCGTACCAGACGATGACGTCGCGTTCCTGACGGCCCGTCGCCGCTCGTTTGAGGCGGGTGAGCGAGAGTGCGGCGCGACAGTAGAGGCCGTCGTTCGGATCGGCGTGCCGGCGGTGACACCGCCGGAAGTAGGTCGCAAGGGCACGCCTCGAAGACCGACGCTTCCCCGTGGTGAGCGGACCGTCGAGCGCCGCGTTCGGCGAGAGGTCGTCGGCCTGGGGAACGCGTTCCGGGCGGCCGCGTTCGTCGTAGTGAACCTCTCGCGAGAGAGATGCACCGCTGGTCGGACAGAATGCGTGTTTTCCAATCATCTGTGGATGGGGGTGATCGAACCCACAACGGGGCTCGACCGCGCATCCCGGCTAGCGCTGCCAGCGCCATAAGCTGACACAATATTGAGAACCTCTACAATAAAGAAACGGACCCATAGGAGGCTCTAGACGTATGTTTCGATTATTTTGTGAAATAATATTATGTATCTAGACACCTTATCAGTAGGCGGTTCATACCGCGGATGCGTCATGTCTCGTGATGAGCTCGCAGCCGTCGATCCGACCGATCGTGCACCGTGGTACTGGTACGTCCTCATCGGCTATCCCATTCTGAGCCTGCTCGGCATCGTCTCGCTCGCTCGCCTTACCGGCGGCGGCTCGGTCGTGGCCTCGAGTCTCGGGAGCGTCGCGCTCCTGATCGTCGTCACCGCTGTCGGCGCGCTCACGCTGCCGTCGATCTGGCGCGACGTCGAGTTCGCCACGGACGAAGCCGAGGCGTGGACGCCCGATCGAGAGATCTACGTGGGTGCGGCGGTCGCTGCGCCCCTGGTTCTCGGCGTGCTCTCCGGGCTGGCGGCCGGGTTCGGAATCGCGATCGCCGTCACCGTGTTCGCGTTTCTGCTCTCGACCGTGGCGGTCTGCGTTGCCTACCTCTACAATCGCCACCGCGCGATCGGGTTGTTGGCCCGCTGACGACGACCGATTCGGTCAGCCCCGGTCCGCACACGACGCGACCGCAGTTCGGCGCTCGGTATAGATCCTCTAGGTTTCGTCCATTTTTATGAGGTCCGGACTGTTGGTTATTGGTGTTGGCTAGCCCGGACGACGCGCCACTCGGCGCGGATGATCTCCTGGCTCGACAGCACAGCCGCTGCTCTCCGACCGATCGCTGCGGTCGGACTCCTCGCTTCCTTCGGCCCGTCGGATCGCCGCCTCTCCACCATGCTCTCAGCGTTCCACTCACTCACTGACGCGTCAAGCCTCGCGCTCGCACAGGGACGACCCGTCGCCTCGCTGGCGGTCGCGATGATCGAGCACGGACGGGGTCGCCCGGCCCTGACGCTCGGACTGCTACCCGGCCCCCCCGTCGCCCCGAACGGCGGCGGACTCGATCTCGCGGCGCGGCTCGCGGGTGCGCTCGGCGCGTTCTTGCTGGCCGTCGTCGAGGGAGCGATCATCGCGTTCGAGATGGCCTGGGAGACCTGGTGGGCGCTCGTGCTCGGCTTTACGATCACCGGCGCGGTTCAGGAGTTCGTCTCCGAGGACCGGCTGACCGACTACCTCGGCGACGACGGCTGGCGGGAGATCGGCTACGGAGCGCTGTTCGGCGCGTCCTCCTCGAGCTGTTCGTTCTCCGCGGTGGCGACGACCCGATCACTGTTCACGAAGGGTGCCTCGGCCGCGTCCAGTCTGGGTGCGTTCCAGTTCGCGAGTACGGATCTCGTACTCGAACTCGCGCTCGTCGTGACGCTCCTGCTCGGCTGGCAGTTCGCCGCCGCGGAGATCGTCGGCGGGCTCGTCGCGGTCGCCGTCCTCGGGGTCTTCTACCGGCGCTTCGTCCCCGAGTCCTGGATCGAGCGAGCGCGGGCCCGCGCCCGGGGGCTCGAGGACACGGAGTGTGCCACCTGCGGGATGGCCGCGAGTCCGACCGACGCGGACACGATCGAACGGACGGTCGACGGCGAACGACAGTACTTCTGCTGTTCCGGCTGCGCTAACGCGTACGATCCGGCGACCGACCGGGACGCGGTCACTGCCGGTCCGGAACTCCTCTCGGCCGACCGCTGGCGATCGGCGACCGCGAACGCCGTCCGCGAGTGGGATATGCTCTGGCGAGACATCGCCCTGGGGTTTCTCATCGCGGGACTGCTGGCCGCGCTCGTCCCCACGTCGTGGTGGACCGCCCTCTTCGGTGTCGGTGCCGAGGGGAGTCTCACGCGGCTCGGCTCGAACGTCGTCATCGGTGCCGTGGTCGGGGTGTTGACGTTCCTCTGTTCCGTCGGTAACGTCCCCTTCGCGCTCGTCCTCTGGGAGAACGGCGTCTCCTTCGGCGGCGTCCTCGCGTTCATCTTCGCGGACCTGCTGATCCTGCCGCTGGTCCGCACCTACCGCCGGTACTACGGGACCCGCATGGCCGCCGTCGTCTCCGTCGCGTTCTTCGTCGCGGCGATCACCGCCGGCGCGGTCGTCGAACTCCTCTTCGGCGGACTCGGTCTCATCCCGCCCGCCGGCGAGGCCGGTGGCACGATCTCCGGGACGTTCACGACGCTCTTCAACGTCGTCGCCATCCCGATCCTCGCGGTACAGGTCTACGTCGCCCTCGAGCCCCACCAGCGCGTCCGGATCGGCAACCGACTCGCGCCCCACGTCGCCGGCGTCATCTATCACGCCCACAAGGCCCTCGAGCGGCTCGCCTACGCGCTCGAGGACCGCGGGCTGAAGTGAGCGCGGCGCGATCCCACGTCGACCGATCGCGGAGTCCACACTGTCACCAGCGGACGCGCTGGCGCGTTCTGCGCTGGCCTCAGTCACCGATTTCCGACCCGTAACGGTCGCTCGCCAACGATCCGACCCGCCGAGTACCTCGTCGACTCCACCACTTCAGAACGCTATGACACCACAACCGATACCCGGCACCGAACGGAGCGATCCGGTCCAGCTCGTCTGTCTCGTCGCCCTCGTGGCGACCCACGGAACGATCCGCCTGGCCGAACGATATCTGCCCGAGTTCGTCTCCGCGCTCGGCTACGGGCCGGTCGTCGTCGGCTCGCTGGTAACCCTCGGACTCGGCGTCGCCGTCGCCGCGTCCGAACGCTCGAGCGAGGCGACGGGCGACGACTCGTCCACCGGTCTCGAAACGACCGTGGTCGCCGTGCTGTCCGCGGCGCTCGCGGCGATCGGCCTGTTTGCCTGGGCGGGGGCACCCACGCTCGATACGCTGCTGGGCACCCCGCTATCAGCGCTCGGCTGGCTCACCGTCGGCGTCGTGCTCCTCCAGGCGTGGCACGTCGCCGGCCCCGCACGCGACCTGTGGCCCGTCGATACGCGGGTCTCGACCGGACTCACCAGCGCGGACGCCGTCGGGGACGACGATGTCGACAGTTCGTCGCCCCGGCGGACGATCGGCCTCGACCGTCGAACGCGGATCGTCGTCGGTGCGCTCGGCGTCGCCGCCGCGGCGGTGTTGGCGACGGCGGCCGTCGCCAGCGTCGGCGGTATCGGTGCCGGCTTCGCGCTCCTGGCGGCGACCGGCGCTGCGGTCGCCCTCGTCGGTGCAGTCGCGCTCGGAGCCGTTCGCGACCGACCGCGCCTGCTCGGCGATCGTCCGCGACGCGACGGACCGGCGGACGACTCGGTCCCCGAACCGGACCCGTCGCTCACGGTCGTCCGACGCGCGGTCTCGCAGTTGCCCGACCGTCGGCGATGGGCGGTCATCGGCGACGCGCTCGTCCGGGTCGCGATCGCGGGGATCACGCCGTTCCTGATCCTCCTGGTCGTCGAGTACCGACCGATCGCGCTCTCGGTCGGCGGCCTCTCGCTCGCGCCGGCTGCGGTCTTCGGCCTGTTCGTCCTCGTCGAGGCCGTCGGCGCGATCGCCGGCGCGGTCTCGTTCCCCGTGCTCGCATCGCGCGTCGATCGCCGGGCGCTGCTCGCCGTCGGGCTCGCGGCGCTCTCGCTGGTCCCGATGGCGCTCGTCGCGGCCCCGGCCAGGGCGGGCGTCGTCGCCGCCCTGTTCGCGCTGCTTGGCTTCCGTACCGCGATCGAGCCGCTCCGGCCGACCGTCGGCGCGAGCGCTCGAGCCGCGCCGGTCCCCGGCCCCGCGCTCCCCGACGAGATCCGGACGGCGGTCCGGATCGCCGTCGTTCCGGCGCCGCTGCTCGGCGGGCTCCTGTACGCGATCGATCCGCTCGTGGCCGTTACCGCCGCGACGACGCTCGGCCTGCTCGGCGTCCGCGAACTGGGTCGCGCGTTCACCTGGGACCGGCAATGACGCGGTCTTCCACGCCGCGGCGCGCGCTCGGGGGGGCTGGCGGCTCGCTCGCGGGTCTCTCGCAGGTCGATCACCGGCGGCTCGCTCGCTGGCACCTCGCGTTCGCGCTGGTGATGGGGCTGTGGGGCGGGCTGGACGCCCTGTTCCTGCGAACGGCGCTCGTCACGCCGAGCCTGGACCGCTGGACGGCCGAGACCTACAACGCCTTCTTCACGACCCACGGGCTGACGATGCTGTTCCTGTTCGCGTTGCCCGCGATCTGGGGGTTCGCGTACGCCGCGGTTCCCCCGTCGATCGAGGCAGACGGGATCGCACACCCTTGGCTCGGCGTCTGGGCGTTCTGGCTGCAGGTGCCCGCGGCGCTCGCGATCCGGGCCGGCACCGTCGGCGGGATCCTCGGCGTGGCCGGCCTCGAGCCGGTCTCGAGCGGCTGGACGCTGTACTCGCCGTTGAGCGTCCTGTCGCAGAACCCCGCCGTCGACAGCGTCCTCGTCGGTCTCCTGCTCGTCTCGGTCGGAACCGCGGCGACGGCGTGGACCCTCGTCGTCACGATCCGGCGGCGACGCGAGATCCGGTGGCTCGACGTCGACACGTTCACCTGGACGGTGCTGACCGCGGGCGCGATGTCGCTGGTCGCCTTCCCGGTACTCGCCGTCGCGGTCGCACTGTTGCTCGCCGACCGGACGCTCGGCACGGCGTTCCTCGTCGGCGGTGGCGGACCGCTGCTCTGGCAACACCTGTTCTGGTTCTTCGCGCACCCGCTGGTGTACGTGCTGGTGTTACCCCCGATGGGGATCGTCGGCCACGTCCTCCCGCGGTTCGCCGGGCGGCGGCTGTTCGGCCGCCGGTCGTCGGTGTACTCGACGCTCGCGATCGGCGTCGTCTCGTTCACCGTCTGGGCACACCACATGTTCGTGACCGGTGTCGGCCCGTCCGTTCGGACCGTCTTCATGATCACGACGCTGGCGGTGGCCCTGCCGAGCTCGGCGAAGCTCTGTACGTGGCTCGTGACACTGTGGGGCGGCTCGATCCGGTACACCGCCCCCATGCTCGCGGTGCTGGCCGCCGTCGGCTTCTTCCTCGTCGGCGGCGTCACCGGCGTCTTCCTCGCCGTCGTCCCGATCAACGTCCGGTACACCGGGACCTACTACGTCGTCGCGCACTTCCACCTGCTGCTCGCCGGCTTCGTCGGGCTCGCCCTCGTCGCCGGCACCTACTACTGGTTCCCCCTGCTCACCGGCCGACGGCTCGAGCCCGGGCTCGCTCGCCTGCACTGCTGGCTCACGATCGTCGGCGTGGCGGTGACCTTCGGCGCGTTGCTGCTCGTCGGGCTCGCCCAGCTTCCGCGGCGCGTCGCGACGTATCCCGCGGCATACGCTCCGCTACACCAGCTCGCGACCGTCGGCGCGTACGTCATCGCCGCCGGCCAACTCGTCTTCCTCCTGAACCTCGGTCGGTCGCTGTGGGTCGGCGATCCCGCTCCCGACGATCCGTGGGCGCTCGAGGACGGCCCGTCGCACACGCGCGAATGGCGGTAGAGTCCGGCCCGGAAGACGGCCGAGCTCACCGCCCGCGCGGCCGGCGATGGGATCAACCCACCGATCAGCCGGATCGGCGGCTGATTCGAACGAGAGAATCGAGAGACGACCATCCCAGTCGCACCGATGACTGACCGACCCAGTCGTATCGAGAGACGACCACTGCAGTTGCGTGCCGTTCGACCTCCTTCGTAACACGCTAGCTTTCCACAATGTCAACCACGCCAAGTACCGACGTCGGGCTGATGCTGATCCAACTGATCGCGATAACGATTCCGTCGACCGTCGTTCTGGTCAAGCAGTTGCGTCAATCGGACAACCTCAAGTGGCGGTTCCGGAAGCTGAGCTTCGGGCTCGTTGGCTCCTGTATTGCGCTGTTGATTACGGCCGCTATCGCCGTCCTGTCGTATTTCGTCGTTCAATTGCAGCTGCCCAACACCATCTATAGCGGACTCTTGCTCGTAATTCTCGGTCTGCTCCCGCTGGGGGCGTTCATCGCCGTTCTCTACCGAGAACACCGGAAAGAGTTCGGTCCCTGAAGCCGCCCGCTACGCCCGGATCCGGCCGGCTGCGGGTTCGATCCCCGCACGTAGCTTCGGCGGCTTCGCCGCCGATGCTGAACCGATGTCCAATCACACACCCACGAACACCAACGACGATGACGAATCGACCCCTGAGAGTGACGAACAGGATGGCCACGACGTTTCGGATCCTCGTCCGCTGACGAACCTGACCGGGTTCAAACGCGATCAGCTGTTCGTCATCCGAAAGCTCGCGGACCGCAACCCCCACGGCCTCGTCATCAAAGACAAGCTGGACTGCTACTACGACGAGGAGATTACCCAGGGGCGGCTCTACCAGAACCTGGCCGAACTCATCGAGGAGGGGTACGTCGAGAAACACCCCCTCGACGGCCGAACCAACGCGTACCGGCCGAGTTCCCGCGCCAACGAGCGCCTCGAGGAGCACTACGAGTGGGAGCGACGCTGTCTCTTTTGCGACCGTCGATGAACGCGGATCGACCGCGTTCGCGCCGCACAGCCGCTGCGAATACCGGTTCCCGACCGAGCCGCACGCTCGCCGATCGCGTCGACTGAATCGGCCGGTTCGACGTCGACTGACGACCCCGACCGCCCTCGTCGGTCGACCCGACGAAACGATCGATCCACAATGACGATACACACAGATTCCGCCAGCGACGAACGTAGTCGAACAGCACCCGATCTCGATGCCCCGTGGACGTACGCGGCGACCGCCGCACAGCGGCTCTCGCTTCCCGACGGGATCGAGCAGCGACTCATGTATCCGGATCACCGCCAGCGGATTTCGGTGCAGTTCGAACGCGACGACGGCACGCTCGGCGTCTGCGACGGCTACCGGGTCCGCCACGATGGCGTTCGCGGCCCGTACGTCGGGCCGCACCGGTACACCGACGCGCTGACCGGTGACGACTGCGCCGGACTCGCGGCCGCGACGACCGTCAGCGCCGCGCTCGCGGGAATTCCGTTCGGCGGCGCAGCGGGCGGCGTCGCGGTCGATCCGACGGCGCTCTCGCGGGACGAGCGTGTCCGACTCACCAAATCGTACGCGGCCGCCGTCGCCGGCGTCGGCCCCCACAGCGACGTCCTCGTGCCGGACATCGGGACCGACGAGCGCACGATGGCGCAGTTCGCCGACGCCGTCGTCGACCGCGTCGACGGCCCCCACGACGCGACCGTCGCCGGCAAACCACCGGCCCTCGGCGGGTTCCGAGAGATCTCCCGGGCGGACGGCCGGAGCGTCGCCAGCGTGACCCAGGACGTCCTCGAGACCGACCACGACCGGCCGCTGTCCGGTGCGACGATCGCCGTCTACGGCACCGGCCACCGCGGCGCGACCGCCGCCCGCCTGCTCGAGTTCCGGGGCGGCACCGTCGTCGCGATGTGCAGCGACCGAGCGGGACTGACCGCACCGGACGAGACCGGGCTGGATACGGACCTCGCTCCCAGCTATCTCCAGCGGCCGGCGACGCTCGCCGAGTACGACGACGGGACGATAGTCGGCACCCGTGACGTCCTCGAGCGGAACGTCGACGTGCTGGTTCTCGCGGCACCCGCCACCACGGTGACCGCCGCGAACGCGGACACGGTCCGTGCCGACGTCGTCGTCGAAGGTGCCACCGGAAGCGTGACCCCCGGCGGCCAGCGCGCCCTCGAGGACCGCGGTATCGCGGTCGTTCCCGACGTGCTGGCGACGGTCGGGACGATGGTCGCGGCCCGCCTCGAGTGGGTCCGGACGGCCGGTCGCGACCGACTGAGCGAAGCGCGCGTGGCGAACGAGTTCGGCTACGCGCTCACCGACGCGGTCGACGACGTGCGAGACCGCCGGCAGCGGTGCGACCTGAGCTGGCGGGAAGCCGCCTACAGTGTCGGTCTCTCGCGCGTCGCGGCGGCCCACGAGGTGGTGCGATGATCGACCGGGTCGGCGAGTCGGTGACGGACGCGGTCGACTGGCTCCAGCGCGTCGGCCCGGCGACGGGGGACGCTGACGACGAATCCGAGGGGAGCGGCGACGGCAGACGGCGGGCAGCCGACGGGGCCGTGACCGACGACGGCGCTGGGATCGACGGCTGGGAGGCGGTCGAGTCGCCCACGTCGCGGACCCTCCACGGCGTCGTCCACGGCCAGGACGGCCCCTACGCCTGCGGCGAAGGCGGGCTCTTGCTCCACCGGACCCCCGACGGGTGGCGCACGCTCCTCGAGCGCGGTCCGGGCGTCGCGGACAACACCCTCCGAGCCGTCGCCGCGACCGACGACGGCTGCCGGCTCTGGTTCGCCGGGGACAGCGGGGCGCTCGGGTTCTACGACGTTGCCGACGGTCACCTCAGCGACTACTCCGCGCCGATGGAGAAGACGAGCACCTGGGAGGCGATCGCCGTCACCGGGACCACCGGCGACGAGCGGGTTCGGGTCGCGAACGGCTCCGGCGAAGTCCTCGAGTGTCTCGTCGCGGACGGCTGTCCGGTCTGGGGCGACGTGGTCAAACCCGGCGGCGGATCGACGATCCCCGGCCTGACGGCGGGCCCGGATGGGTTCTACGCCGTCGACACCAGCGGCGGCGCCTACTACGAGGCCCGAGACCCCGAGTCGGCCGCGGTCGACGACGAACCGACGACCGACCAGTCGGCCGACGGCGAACCCGGGGACGGCGATTCGACGACTCCCGAATCCGAACCGGGGGACTCGAGTACCGCCGATCCGAGGGACGGCGACCCGGCGGACACCGAGCCGACGGCGGACGAGTCGGCCGACGGCTGGGAGCGGATCGGCGTCCGAAACGCGCAGGTCGACTTCCAGGACGTCTGGGCCGGCGACGACTCCGTGTTCATCGCCGGTGCCGACGGCATCGCCTACCGGTACGACCCCCGCTGCGAGAACTGGACGCCGCTCCACGTCGGAGCGGGTGCCCTGCAGGCGATCCGCTCGGTCGGGACGGACGCCGTCGCGGTCGCGACCGGGGGCCGGATCTACGAACGCGACGCGAGCGTCCGCTGGACCGCACTCGAGGTCCCGACCGAACAGTCGCTCCACGACCTCGCGCTCGCCCGCTCGAGTGCCGACGTCGACGGCGGGCTGGCGACCGTCTCCGTCGACGTCGCCGTCGGTGCCGGCGGGACCATCCTCGAGCGCGATCGGCGGGACCGCTCGAGCGACTGACTCCGACGGTGGGGCGTCGCCGATACAGTTTCCGACGACGATCTCTCGTTTTTTGAACTGCGGTACCGAAGGACTAGAGCGGTGTGGCAAATGGCAACTACCACTACTAAATCGCTCTGGCAACGGTACCGCTCGATCCCGATCGTCTACCGAATCGGCGCGGCGTTCGTGCTGGGCTCGATCGTCGGCCTGCTGGTCGGCGAGCCCGCGACGACCCTCCAACCGCTGGGCGACGTCTTCGTCCGGCTGCTGAGTATGATCGTCGTCCCGATCGTCATCTTCACCCTGTTGATGGGGATCAGACGGATCTCTCCGGGGACGCTGGGCAGGATCGGCGGTCAAGTGGTGGGGCTGTACGCCGTCATGTCGGCGATCGCGGTGTTCATCGGGCTGGGAGTAGCCAACCTGGTGAATCCCGGAACGGGGCTGACGCTGGCCGAGAACGTGGCGTTCGAGCCGGCCGAAACGCCCGACTTCGTCGAGGTGCTGGTCGGCATCGTCCCGGAGAACCCGATCGGCGCGATGGCCGAGGGCGACGTGCTCGCGACGATCTTCTTCGTGATCGTCTTCGGAATCGCGCTCCTCATGCTACAGGAAACCGCCGAGGACGAGGCCGTTCAGCGCGGCGTCGAGTCGATCTTCGACATCGTCGAGGCCGGTACCGAGGCGCTGTTCACGATCGTCTGGGGCGTCATGGAGTACGGCGTCATCGGCGTCTTCGCGCTGATGGCCGCCGTCTTCGGCGAGGCCGGCGCGGACGCGCTCGTTCCCTTCGCGATGCTGATCGGCGCGCTGACCGCCGCGATCCTGCTCCACATCGGGGTGGTCTACCTCGGCGCGCTCGTCTTCGTGCTCACCCGGCAGTCCCCCGTCGCGTTCCTCACCGGTTCGAAGGACGCGATCGTGACCGCCCTCTCGATCCGCTCCTC
Coding sequences within it:
- a CDS encoding transporter — its product is MTPQPIPGTERSDPVQLVCLVALVATHGTIRLAERYLPEFVSALGYGPVVVGSLVTLGLGVAVAASERSSEATGDDSSTGLETTVVAVLSAALAAIGLFAWAGAPTLDTLLGTPLSALGWLTVGVVLLQAWHVAGPARDLWPVDTRVSTGLTSADAVGDDDVDSSSPRRTIGLDRRTRIVVGALGVAAAAVLATAAVASVGGIGAGFALLAATGAAVALVGAVALGAVRDRPRLLGDRPRRDGPADDSVPEPDPSLTVVRRAVSQLPDRRRWAVIGDALVRVAIAGITPFLILLVVEYRPIALSVGGLSLAPAAVFGLFVLVEAVGAIAGAVSFPVLASRVDRRALLAVGLAALSLVPMALVAAPARAGVVAALFALLGFRTAIEPLRPTVGASARAAPVPGPALPDEIRTAVRIAVVPAPLLGGLLYAIDPLVAVTAATTLGLLGVRELGRAFTWDRQ
- a CDS encoding cytochrome c oxidase subunit I, with translation MTRSSTPRRALGGAGGSLAGLSQVDHRRLARWHLAFALVMGLWGGLDALFLRTALVTPSLDRWTAETYNAFFTTHGLTMLFLFALPAIWGFAYAAVPPSIEADGIAHPWLGVWAFWLQVPAALAIRAGTVGGILGVAGLEPVSSGWTLYSPLSVLSQNPAVDSVLVGLLLVSVGTAATAWTLVVTIRRRREIRWLDVDTFTWTVLTAGAMSLVAFPVLAVAVALLLADRTLGTAFLVGGGGPLLWQHLFWFFAHPLVYVLVLPPMGIVGHVLPRFAGRRLFGRRSSVYSTLAIGVVSFTVWAHHMFVTGVGPSVRTVFMITTLAVALPSSAKLCTWLVTLWGGSIRYTAPMLAVLAAVGFFLVGGVTGVFLAVVPINVRYTGTYYVVAHFHLLLAGFVGLALVAGTYYWFPLLTGRRLEPGLARLHCWLTIVGVAVTFGALLLVGLAQLPRRVATYPAAYAPLHQLATVGAYVIAAGQLVFLLNLGRSLWVGDPAPDDPWALEDGPSHTREWR
- a CDS encoding helix-turn-helix transcriptional regulator translates to MSNHTPTNTNDDDESTPESDEQDGHDVSDPRPLTNLTGFKRDQLFVIRKLADRNPHGLVIKDKLDCYYDEEITQGRLYQNLAELIEEGYVEKHPLDGRTNAYRPSSRANERLEEHYEWERRCLFCDRR
- a CDS encoding TIGR00341 family protein — encoded protein: MRLLTVLASSQSSVDEVTAVIERHDLEYSLTDHTDGECRTITVPAPAHAVEPLEDDLATVAGDVTVVVEEPMAIVGSDWDDSARRREWLSFKRISRSELRSKAQSQLPSLVIFAAMTAISGIVATTGVLLDSLAVLVGAMVIAPLLGPAMASSAATVLDERRLFVRGVKLQLVGIGVAMASALAFAAFAQTSTVITAAVDLEASLGLGSHGLPPSLLVTVAVCSGIAAGLGMATTGITDLIGVMIAAAIMPPIGVVGVGVAWAEPAAVLGSLVVVAVNVIAINVGAIATLWTVGFHPTDRSRIRTTRGAILRRVILLTALLLVAIRLLEVVSDGL
- a CDS encoding dicarboxylate/amino acid:cation symporter; its protein translation is MATTTTKSLWQRYRSIPIVYRIGAAFVLGSIVGLLVGEPATTLQPLGDVFVRLLSMIVVPIVIFTLLMGIRRISPGTLGRIGGQVVGLYAVMSAIAVFIGLGVANLVNPGTGLTLAENVAFEPAETPDFVEVLVGIVPENPIGAMAEGDVLATIFFVIVFGIALLMLQETAEDEAVQRGVESIFDIVEAGTEALFTIVWGVMEYGVIGVFALMAAVFGEAGADALVPFAMLIGALTAAILLHIGVVYLGALVFVLTRQSPVAFLTGSKDAIVTALSIRSSSGTLPVTMANADDNLRIDESVYGFSLPLGATINMDGTAMYQGVVAIFAANLVGVQLSIVEQVTVVLIAVLASIGAGGVPGTGLIMLTLVLTQLGLPLEVVGFVAGVDPILDRLRTMTNVTGDLAVTTVVAHWNDAIDFSGGTWADPTRGLEIGGDTAAGSD
- a CDS encoding Glu/Leu/Phe/Val family dehydrogenase, whose protein sequence is MTIHTDSASDERSRTAPDLDAPWTYAATAAQRLSLPDGIEQRLMYPDHRQRISVQFERDDGTLGVCDGYRVRHDGVRGPYVGPHRYTDALTGDDCAGLAAATTVSAALAGIPFGGAAGGVAVDPTALSRDERVRLTKSYAAAVAGVGPHSDVLVPDIGTDERTMAQFADAVVDRVDGPHDATVAGKPPALGGFREISRADGRSVASVTQDVLETDHDRPLSGATIAVYGTGHRGATAARLLEFRGGTVVAMCSDRAGLTAPDETGLDTDLAPSYLQRPATLAEYDDGTIVGTRDVLERNVDVLVLAAPATTVTAANADTVRADVVVEGATGSVTPGGQRALEDRGIAVVPDVLATVGTMVAARLEWVRTAGRDRLSEARVANEFGYALTDAVDDVRDRRQRCDLSWREAAYSVGLSRVAAAHEVVR
- a CDS encoding permease gives rise to the protein MLSAFHSLTDASSLALAQGRPVASLAVAMIEHGRGRPALTLGLLPGPPVAPNGGGLDLAARLAGALGAFLLAVVEGAIIAFEMAWETWWALVLGFTITGAVQEFVSEDRLTDYLGDDGWREIGYGALFGASSSSCSFSAVATTRSLFTKGASAASSLGAFQFASTDLVLELALVVTLLLGWQFAAAEIVGGLVAVAVLGVFYRRFVPESWIERARARARGLEDTECATCGMAASPTDADTIERTVDGERQYFCCSGCANAYDPATDRDAVTAGPELLSADRWRSATANAVREWDMLWRDIALGFLIAGLLAALVPTSWWTALFGVGAEGSLTRLGSNVVIGAVVGVLTFLCSVGNVPFALVLWENGVSFGGVLAFIFADLLILPLVRTYRRYYGTRMAAVVSVAFFVAAITAGAVVELLFGGLGLIPPAGEAGGTISGTFTTLFNVVAIPILAVQVYVALEPHQRVRIGNRLAPHVAGVIYHAHKALERLAYALEDRGLK